A section of the Styela clava chromosome 9, kaStyClav1.hap1.2, whole genome shotgun sequence genome encodes:
- the LOC120338895 gene encoding uncharacterized protein LOC120338895 has translation MLKAAGYFSGIECPTEAGGEGCSRSYCPFRHQLPSKRAAPSTSAANVTNSSITIESVNDAIEKLKSDIGSGVGNGELSIDEYNPIINESYTPELYLSYNEHTSAANLYTPSVTSSKHSIDYCQETVMKSVLHGAKGASKKVKKIRPKYKSKNIYQLNSQQPITDMEYDPVVNYSTSTLENRKLSNAEKRNHPASEDVKISYKKSKIDKYSEFGIELNDEGADEDGLVINEDLEVNQEDEPLFESSDIKNSGESEYSFVSVVHESVYDDDSVFLESKKTYPNELNESDEILRKSISKRSKKLKVKNKKSTTDKTSKILKSGNKNVVGITSKCTIEKQNKNSTLKKKKIGGLGNKNDKMSPNMSKKDKDGVKSMKKKNGIVTSKNIDIATYIDRDEIKELEKDLENGDRYEECLRIFQEDSIEVEQSGGSCDSSANEQDSANTSIECTTKPETVEETSAATVGKRRVAHVNASISAVSLRKPLVPRKRISTPAQQMMERLKILEQEKTKETSTSSSRVAHKLSGQMASLAKNINSSVKPMTSLAKYEKKIEQNPWYPGKKEEPTVCGTATKGVSRVAHQSKDTIVTKNGNVIPSRPRIGVDRYSRVPTNIRQRYLTTFIDECLRIFNNNHEKAYAMAQMEEEQIKKRSNTKNIYLSLAASTLKKLREKPACEVKNITEQKNTETVSQKRISKKADRISQTSNEKSKRVMSHDRLLDTNTKKCKGGYTIEKREQKSKLTLSDLYETMCRYILTPEQLDQNGYPRPCDEPGKAEFKCDPPHKPFNNTSKKVCVHCGKEFFLDKKGNFAHEEECVHHWGRAYMTRVGRGWEKRYSCCQERIGSEGCTVGDSHVHADNKLDRSGYVRTLMKSPPSDGNAGIFTLDCEMSYTVNGLELIRVSVLDTNCELIYDTLVKPSGRVLDYNTRWSGITEDNMTNVKTTIRDVQAVFLSKFSADTILMGHSLESDLIALRIIHETVIDTSVVFPHKRGFPYKRALRTLCSEFLGLVIQNMAGEGHDSTEDASACMKLMLWKVEEDGKLSSSNK, from the coding sequence ATGCTGAAGGCAGCTGGTTATTTCAGTGGTATCGAATGCCCAACGGAGGCTGGAGGCGAAGGATGCTCCCGTTCTTATTGCCCTTTTCGTCATCAATTGCCAAGCAAACGAGCTGCACCTTCAACTTCTGCTGCAAACGTAACAAATTCGAGTATTACAATAGAATCTGTGAACGATGCTATAGAAAAGCTAAAGTCTGATATCGGGAGTGGGGTTGGTAATGGTGAACTATCCATTGATGAGTATAATCCTATAATAAATGAGTCGTATACTCCAGAACTGTACTTATCATATAATGAACATACCAGCGCAGCTAATCTTTACACACCAAGTGTGACATCTTCTAAACATTCAATTGATTACTGTCAGGAAACAGTAATGAAATCCGTTTTGCATGGCGCAAAGGGAGCAAGTAAGAAAGTAAAGAAAATACGTccaaaatacaaatcaaaaaatatttatcaactgAATTCTCAACAACCCATCACAGATATGGAATATGACCCTGTTGTAAATTACAGCACATCTACTCTAGAAAATAGAAAGCTCTCAAATGCCGAAAAAAGAAATCACCCAGCAAGCGAAGAcgttaaaatttcatataagaaatcgaaaattgataaatattctGAGTTCGGAATAGAGCTGAATGATGAAGGTGCAGATGAAGATGGTCTTGTGATAAACGAAGATCTTGAAGTAAACCAAGAGGACGAACCTTTATTCGAATCATCTGATATTAAAAATTCTGGGGAATCTGAATATTCCTTTGTTAGTGTTGTTCATGAAAGTGTATATGATGATGACTCTGTTTTTTTAGAGAGCAAGAAAACATATCCTAATGAATTGAATGAATCAGACGAAATATTGCGAAAAAGTATTTCAAAAAGATCCAAAAAATTGAaggtgaaaaataaaaaatcaaccaCAGATAAAacttctaaaattttaaaatctggTAATAAAAATGTTGTTGGTATAACTTCAAAATGTACAATAGAAAAGCAGAATAAAAATTCCActttaaagaaaaaaaagataGGTGGGCTTggtaataaaaatgataaaatgtcACCCAACATGTCAAAAAAAGACAAAGATGGTGTGAAgtcaatgaaaaagaaaaatggaaTTGTGACAtccaaaaatattgatattgcCACCTATATTGATCGAGATGAGATAAAAGAACTTGAAAAAGACCTTGAAAATGGAGACAGATACGAAGAGTGTTTGCGAATATTTCAAGAAGATTCAATAGAGGTAGAACAATCGGGTGGGTCTTGTGATAGCAGTGCTAATGAGCAAGATAGTGCAAATACGTCCATCGAATGTACGACTAAACCAGAAACTGTTGAGGAAACTAGTGCTGCAACAGTAGGGAAGCGCAGAGTTGCTCATGTTAATGCTTCAATATCAGCAGTCTCACTTCGGAAGCCATTAGTTCCCAGAAAGCGAATTTCAACTCCCGCTCAGCAAATGATGGAGCGTCTCAAAATTTTGGAACAAGAGAAAACAAAGGAGACATCCACGAGCTCTTCGAGGGTAGCACATAAATTAAGTGGCCAAATGGCTTCATTGGCAAAGAACATCAACAGTTCAGTTAAACCAATGACTTCTTTAgcaaaatatgaaaagaaaatAGAGCAGAATCCTTGGTATCCTGGAAAGAAAGAAGAACCAACAGTGTGCGGGACCGCTACAAAGGGTGTTTCTCGAGTTGCACACCAATCGAAGGATACAATTGTCACTAAAAATGGAAATGTAATACCATCTCGTCCAAGAATTGGTGTTGATAGATATAGTAGAGTGCCTACAAATATTAGGCAAAGATACTTGACTACTTTTATTGATGAATGCTTGAGAATATTTAACAACAATCATGAAAAAGCATATGCTATGGCACAAATGGAAGAGGAGCAAATTAAAAAGAGAAGtaatactaaaaatatttacctGAGCCTCGCAGCGAGTACACTAAAAAAGCTTCGCGAAAAGCCAGCATGTGAAGTAAAGAATATAACTGAACAAAAAAACACAGAAACTGTATCACAAAAACGCATCAGCAAGAAAGCTGATAGAATTTCTCAAACTAGCAATGAAAAATCCAAAAGAGTCATGTCACATGATAGACTTCTTGATACCAATACCAAGAAATGTAAAGGTGGGTATACCATTGAAAAGAGAGagcaaaaatcaaaattgacactttcaGATTTGTATGAAACAATGTGTCGTTATATTTTAACACCAGAACAATTAGATCAAAATGGTTATCCTAGACCTTGTGATGAGCCAGGTAAAGCTGAATTTAAATGCGACCCACCGCATAAGCCTTTTAACAACACAAGTAAAAAGGTTTGTGTCCACTGTGGCAAAGAATTCTTTCTTGACAAGAAAGGTAATTTTGCTCATGAAGAAGAATGTGTTCATCATTGGGGAAGGGCATATATGACTCGTGTAGGGCGAGGTTGGGAGAAAAGATATTCATGCTGCCAAGAAAGAATTGGTTCTGAAGGTTGTACTGTTGGTGATAGCCACGTTCATGCAGACAACAAATTAGATAGATCTGGCTATGTTAGGACATTGATGAAGTCACCTCCATCTGATGGGAATGCTGGTATTTTTACATTGGATTGTGAGATGTCATATACCGTTAATGGTTTGGAGTTGATTCGTGTAAGCGTTCTAGATACAAACTGTGAATTGATATATGACACTCTCGTTAAACCAAGTGGGAGAGTTCTGGATTATAACACAAGATGGAGTGGTATAACCGAAGACAATATGACAAATGTGAAAACGACAATCAGAGATGTACAAGCTGTTTTCTTATCAAAATTTTCGGCAGACACAATATTAATGGGTCACAGCCTTGAAAGTGACCTCATCGCTCTACGAATCATTCATGAGACAGTAATTGACACTTCTGTTGTTTTTCCCCATAAAAGGGGTTTCCCATACAAGCGTGCACTTCGAACTCTCTGTTCAGAATTTCTGGGTCTGGTCATACAAAATATGGCTGGTGAAGGGCATGACAGTACAGAGGATGCCTCAGCATGCATGAAACTAATGTTGTGGAAAGTGGAAGAAGATGGTAAATTGTCATCTTCTAACAAATAG